In a genomic window of Roseiflexus castenholzii DSM 13941:
- a CDS encoding DUF1800 domain-containing protein produces the protein MTFSRRRFLGAGATLAGARMSGVPTQVTPSTLPPIELIALNRIAYGPRPGDIGRVQGMGFAAYVDEQLNPNDADDALCNQKIAEARLRIQYNAGMGYPAVDEMRPLRTIVENWSLTQLWSLSKNPAYQERIRPVEEVRAATLLRAVYSKWQLREVLVEFWHNHFNVDAYSDSRISATWTLYDRDVIRRHCLGNFRSMVRDVAKSIAMGFYLDNAFSRDGPANENYARELFELHTLGQENYLNHLYNRWRDVPGALEGNPVGYIDQDVYEAARAFTGWTIAHGQTVSGNIRLPDTGEFAYVDLWHDNAQKRVLAFEIDPNQPPLSDGETVIRLVSEHPGTARHICRKLCRRLLADDPPDSLVNALASVWLTHKNAPDQIARTVRALLLSDEFANTFGSKVKRPFEVIVSFLRATNADVTPNSGLFWQLQEMGYRMFNWGPPTGHPEESAAWLSTNGMLRRWNIINQLQSTWLKAATFDLPGQTPAGLTSRQIVEFWIARLLAIAPPPSTINRLVDLMRQNGSADAPPTGSAEEMTDRIRSVVTLIAMTPEFQLR, from the coding sequence ATGACGTTTTCACGGCGTCGCTTCCTGGGCGCCGGCGCGACGCTCGCCGGCGCCAGGATGTCAGGTGTTCCCACGCAGGTCACTCCCTCGACACTACCCCCCATTGAACTCATCGCACTCAATCGCATAGCATATGGACCACGCCCCGGTGATATTGGGCGAGTGCAGGGAATGGGGTTTGCAGCCTATGTCGATGAGCAATTGAATCCGAATGATGCTGATGATGCGTTGTGTAACCAGAAGATTGCCGAAGCGCGCCTGCGTATTCAGTACAACGCCGGAATGGGGTATCCCGCAGTCGATGAAATGCGTCCCCTGCGCACGATTGTCGAGAACTGGAGTCTCACGCAACTCTGGTCCCTCTCAAAGAATCCAGCGTATCAGGAGCGGATCCGTCCTGTTGAAGAAGTCCGCGCAGCGACGCTGCTCCGCGCGGTGTACAGCAAATGGCAATTGCGCGAGGTGCTGGTCGAGTTCTGGCACAACCATTTCAATGTCGATGCCTACTCCGACTCGCGCATCAGCGCAACCTGGACCCTCTACGACCGCGATGTGATCCGACGGCACTGTCTGGGCAATTTCCGGAGCATGGTGCGGGACGTGGCGAAGAGTATCGCTATGGGGTTCTACCTCGACAACGCCTTCAGTCGTGATGGTCCCGCGAATGAGAACTATGCCCGCGAATTGTTCGAACTGCACACGTTGGGACAGGAGAACTATCTCAATCATCTGTACAATCGCTGGCGCGACGTTCCTGGCGCACTGGAAGGCAACCCTGTCGGGTACATCGACCAGGACGTGTACGAAGCAGCGCGCGCATTCACCGGCTGGACGATTGCCCACGGTCAGACGGTGAGCGGTAATATCCGCCTGCCGGACACCGGTGAGTTCGCCTATGTCGATCTCTGGCACGACAACGCCCAGAAACGGGTGCTTGCCTTCGAGATCGATCCGAACCAGCCTCCATTGTCGGATGGGGAAACGGTCATTCGCCTGGTGAGCGAGCACCCTGGCACAGCACGCCACATCTGCCGCAAACTCTGCCGCCGCCTGCTCGCCGATGACCCGCCCGACTCGCTGGTAAATGCACTGGCGAGCGTCTGGCTGACTCACAAGAATGCGCCTGACCAGATTGCCAGAACGGTGCGCGCCCTGCTACTGTCGGACGAATTCGCCAACACCTTTGGCAGCAAGGTCAAGCGACCGTTCGAGGTAATCGTTTCATTCTTGCGCGCTACCAATGCTGATGTCACGCCCAACTCCGGTCTGTTCTGGCAGTTGCAGGAAATGGGGTACCGGATGTTCAACTGGGGACCTCCGACGGGCCACCCAGAGGAGAGCGCGGCATGGTTGAGCACGAATGGCATGCTGCGACGCTGGAATATCATCAACCAGTTACAGAGTACCTGGCTCAAGGCGGCTACGTTTGATCTACCGGGTCAGACGCCAGCCGGACTGACCTCACGGCAGATCGTGGAGTTCTGGATTGCGCGCCTGCTGGCGATTGCCCCGCCACCGTCCACGATCAACCGCCTGGTCGATCTGATGCGCCAGAATGGGTCGGCGGACGCGCCGCCAACCGGCAGCGCCGAAGAGATGACCGACCGCATCAGGAGTGTGGTGACGCTGATTGCGATGACGCCTGAGTTTCAACTACGATAG
- a CDS encoding thioredoxin family protein, with product MPATSETSLTLTLGAIAPDFTLTDTVSGKTMSLSDLKSPKATVILFICNHCPYVKHVDRALVRLAQDYMPQGVSFIAISSNDPIQYPEDSPERMREEALRVGYPFPYLFDETQDVARAYGAACTPDTFIFDGDLRLVYRGQLDDTRPSSGREATAADVRAALDAILSGQPVNAVQKPSVGCSIKWKR from the coding sequence ATGCCCGCAACATCAGAAACATCGCTGACGTTGACGTTGGGCGCCATTGCGCCCGATTTCACCCTGACTGATACGGTATCGGGCAAAACGATGTCGCTGAGCGATCTGAAATCGCCCAAGGCGACGGTTATTCTGTTCATCTGCAATCACTGCCCGTATGTCAAGCATGTTGATCGGGCGCTTGTTCGCCTGGCGCAGGACTATATGCCGCAGGGGGTGTCGTTCATCGCTATCAGTTCTAATGATCCAATCCAGTACCCGGAAGACTCGCCGGAGAGGATGCGCGAGGAGGCGCTGCGCGTCGGCTATCCCTTCCCCTATCTGTTCGATGAGACACAGGATGTCGCGCGCGCGTATGGCGCCGCCTGCACCCCCGACACTTTCATCTTCGACGGCGACCTGCGTCTTGTCTACCGCGGACAACTCGACGATACCCGTCCGAGCAGCGGCAGAGAGGCGACCGCCGCCGATGTGCGCGCCGCGCTCGATGCTATTCTGTCCGGTCAACCGGTGAACGCAGTGCAGAAGCCGAGCGTCGGGTGCAGTATCAAGTGGAAGCGGTAG
- a CDS encoding Uma2 family endonuclease, whose amino-acid sequence MTTASTKPVPAADVPAEDPFRYGWRFVPRPTPDDPHHLEQVPLTLEDVLHPETGDFIVHSDRHETDRMYLTAVLRARLEEAGVAIVLSDVRIAWDIPDLRPHGPDVMVIPGIRERQDWSTFEVAVEGARPALIIEITSPETRENDLERKVEHYARAGVAQYVIVDDAGKGRGKRRLRLLDYRLEAGMYRLHPLDAAGRVHLAIADVWLGVEGDHVVCYDDHGVAFGDYATVVRQAADAEERARLEAQARQEAEKRAQREAERARREATARAAAEAQARREAERAQREAQAREAEAQARAAAEAQARREAERAQREAQARAEVEARLRALEEELRRLRNGA is encoded by the coding sequence ATGACGACTGCATCGACCAAACCGGTTCCTGCTGCCGATGTGCCCGCCGAGGACCCGTTCCGCTACGGCTGGCGCTTTGTGCCCCGCCCGACCCCCGACGATCCCCATCACCTCGAACAGGTTCCGCTCACGCTGGAGGACGTCCTGCACCCTGAAACGGGAGATTTCATTGTGCATAGCGACCGCCACGAGACCGACCGGATGTACCTCACTGCTGTGCTGCGCGCCCGTCTGGAGGAGGCGGGGGTCGCCATCGTCCTGAGCGATGTGCGCATTGCGTGGGACATCCCCGACCTGCGCCCGCACGGACCGGATGTGATGGTCATTCCCGGCATCCGCGAACGGCAGGACTGGAGCACATTCGAGGTGGCGGTCGAAGGCGCGCGTCCGGCGCTGATCATCGAGATCACCTCGCCGGAGACGCGCGAGAACGACCTGGAGCGCAAGGTGGAGCACTACGCGCGCGCGGGGGTGGCGCAGTACGTGATTGTGGATGACGCCGGAAAAGGTCGGGGGAAGCGGCGGCTGCGATTGCTCGACTACCGGTTGGAGGCGGGGATGTACCGCCTGCATCCATTGGATGCTGCGGGACGGGTGCATCTGGCGATTGCCGATGTGTGGCTGGGGGTGGAGGGCGATCACGTCGTCTGCTACGACGACCATGGCGTGGCATTCGGCGACTATGCGACGGTGGTGCGGCAGGCGGCGGACGCGGAAGAACGAGCGCGGTTGGAAGCGCAGGCGCGCCAGGAAGCCGAGAAGCGCGCACAACGCGAAGCGGAGCGCGCACGGCGCGAAGCCACAGCGCGGGCTGCTGCGGAAGCACAGGCGCGGCGCGAGGCGGAACGGGCGCAACGTGAAGCGCAGGCGCGGGAAGCCGAAGCGCAGGCGCGGGCTGCTGCGGAAGCACAGGCGCGGCGCGAGGCGGAACGGGCGCAACGTGAAGCGCAGGCGCGCGCCGAAGTTGAAGCGCGCCTGCGCGCCCTCGAAGAAGAACTGCGCAGGCTGCGGAATGGTGCATAG
- a CDS encoding DUF1501 domain-containing protein, whose translation MTLSRRNFVVGCSAAIAALTGGAVRGLAFAQPGDTTHRDILVVVFLRGGCDGLSLVAPVNDPFYRGARGDLRVEESGQNAGLRFGNPIPGADFRLHPRATPLLSLYINRSLAIVHACGLRNGTRSHFEAMDYMEGGIPESGVPANGWLARYLNGINASGYLPAVSASARIPFSMTGFNDAAALTDPGAFNLSWNSWRYRSQLDQALDSFYSGDSPVQRAGRTTLTTIARINERLPRDSQGRVIPYTPENGAVYPGGRGASLGSALRTVAGLIKMDVGLIAATVDYGGWDTHEGQSWIFPELVAGLSEALYAFYNDLWRYHHRLTIVVMSEFGRRLKANRSSGTDHGHGNVMLALGEGIRGGKMYGVWPGLATEQLDNGVDLAITTDYRAVLSEILVKRGGHQAVDQVFPGFSGSPLGLAYAPGETIERPQRVNLPLVTR comes from the coding sequence ATGACACTCTCACGACGCAACTTTGTAGTCGGGTGCAGCGCAGCAATTGCCGCGCTGACCGGCGGCGCCGTCCGCGGTCTGGCATTTGCGCAGCCGGGAGATACAACCCACCGCGATATTCTGGTGGTCGTTTTCCTGCGCGGAGGGTGCGACGGTCTCAGCCTAGTCGCGCCGGTGAACGATCCGTTCTACCGTGGAGCGCGTGGCGATCTGCGGGTCGAGGAAAGCGGACAGAACGCCGGGCTGCGCTTCGGCAACCCGATCCCGGGAGCCGATTTTCGCCTGCACCCACGCGCCACGCCGCTGCTGTCGCTCTATATTAATCGCTCGCTGGCGATTGTGCATGCATGTGGACTGAGAAATGGCACTCGCAGCCACTTCGAAGCGATGGACTATATGGAAGGCGGGATTCCAGAGAGCGGTGTTCCAGCCAATGGCTGGCTCGCGCGCTACCTGAACGGCATCAACGCCAGCGGTTACTTGCCAGCAGTCTCAGCCAGCGCGCGCATTCCATTCTCGATGACCGGGTTCAACGACGCGGCGGCGCTAACCGATCCGGGCGCATTCAACCTGAGCTGGAACTCATGGCGCTACCGCTCACAACTCGACCAGGCGCTCGACTCGTTCTACTCCGGCGACTCGCCTGTGCAGCGGGCAGGACGCACCACGCTGACGACGATTGCCCGGATCAATGAACGCCTGCCGCGCGATTCACAAGGCAGGGTTATCCCCTACACGCCGGAGAACGGCGCCGTTTATCCGGGAGGGCGCGGCGCCAGCCTGGGCAGTGCCCTGCGCACCGTCGCCGGTTTGATTAAAATGGATGTCGGGCTGATCGCAGCAACCGTCGACTATGGCGGATGGGACACGCATGAAGGGCAGAGCTGGATCTTTCCCGAACTGGTTGCCGGGCTTTCTGAGGCGCTCTATGCCTTCTACAACGATCTCTGGCGCTATCACCACCGGCTGACGATTGTGGTGATGAGCGAGTTTGGGCGGCGGCTCAAAGCCAACCGCAGCAGCGGCACCGACCACGGGCATGGCAATGTGATGCTGGCGCTTGGCGAAGGAATCCGTGGCGGGAAGATGTACGGCGTTTGGCCCGGACTGGCAACTGAGCAACTCGACAATGGCGTTGATCTGGCGATCACTACTGACTATCGCGCGGTGCTGTCAGAAATCCTGGTCAAGCGTGGCGGACACCAGGCGGTCGATCAGGTGTTTCCCGGTTTCAGCGGCTCACCGCTCGGTCTCGCCTATGCTCCCGGCGAGACGATTGAACGACCACAGCGGGTGAACCTGCCACTGGTGACGCGCTGA
- a CDS encoding WD40 domain-containing protein, translated as MSSGEQVIRDRYRVIYTVDERPGVKIYRCRDDQSGELLLVAGFAPPEGALSDLDILAKQIAAVRHEALLPLRDHFAEGALYYMVCADPGGQDVERAIRARGGPLPETDVLTQATRLLLLLEHLHNQRPPLFLGDLAVVDVWVNDKGSFLITPFTLATPIGQSPSPYRAPELSRPDAEPTTVSDVYTIGALMYHALTGWAPPTPAQQEAGMPLAGPRSLNPHISPLVEQVLLRALQLRPVNRFQQAREMRIALETAQMMGGRSLGLGPDVLTHATPSPPYEEQPQQTAENVVHAAPGIAPPAAPAPVPVASVAPPPAAPAPYPPPGYPTGYAPAPPRQGLSTGCLVTSAVLLTVAAIGVCLAIAVFLPGSPLRQMLGMSGAAAAPTLAPTEASPAATVAPTATSAANVEPTVPPPTPIPANGSSAPGPDAISPQNVTAITATRQLSMSVFGPVAYSPDGRLLAVGISEAVSLHDATTLDDLGTWFDHTGKITSLAWSADSTLLASGASDDNEIRIWDVSTGRVVRRLSGHTGWIRSIAFAPNGTLLASGSTDQTVRIWDAATGQLLATLSGHTGFIGGVVFSPDSTTLASASRDGSVRLWDVASGREISGFNFRTPLDPDTNLRYWATGVAFSPDGKALAVGSTEGVVYLLDAATGQVIHQLRGHTNWIVIRGLAFAPDGKTLYSAGLDATVRIWDVERGVQTGVLDVHRLDIFSIAISPNGERLASVSDQEGRMIVWDLTQQRPDMNLRIGLGLVTSLVFSPDSEVLGAVGYNGIIQLRLLANDQIRQFAGSSTSVQSLAFLPNGRLATITEQDTVVILDFLRETSSDLTGSTGDPLCIAADPGGKVVAAGANDGTVAIWNGADGQFLRSLKTDLPAVFLVAVSDDGAFVAAAGTPNDPRIEIWRVADGQRVQTLSGMQNSITSIAFQPRGTLFAATGTDGVLRMWNYRTGASERNIKAAPENGWFTALAFSPDGAILATGTPTGVVQFWNPANGAEMAQVQQQFGVLALTFSPDGAQLAAAGRDAGVTLYRAVRSGSS; from the coding sequence ATGAGTTCAGGCGAGCAAGTCATCCGTGATCGCTACCGCGTGATCTACACCGTCGATGAGCGTCCCGGCGTGAAAATCTATCGTTGCCGCGATGATCAGAGCGGTGAGTTGTTGCTGGTAGCCGGGTTTGCGCCGCCCGAAGGGGCGCTCAGCGATCTGGACATTCTTGCAAAGCAGATCGCGGCGGTGCGCCACGAGGCACTGTTGCCGCTACGCGACCATTTTGCCGAGGGTGCGCTCTACTACATGGTTTGCGCCGATCCCGGCGGGCAGGATGTTGAACGAGCGATACGCGCGCGCGGCGGTCCGCTGCCGGAAACCGACGTGCTGACGCAGGCGACCCGATTGCTCTTGCTGCTGGAACATCTGCACAACCAGCGTCCGCCGTTGTTTCTGGGCGATCTGGCGGTTGTCGATGTTTGGGTCAACGACAAAGGCTCCTTTCTGATTACTCCCTTTACATTAGCGACGCCAATCGGTCAGTCGCCGTCGCCGTACCGCGCGCCTGAACTCTCGCGCCCCGATGCAGAGCCTACAACGGTGAGCGATGTGTATACCATCGGCGCGCTGATGTACCACGCACTGACCGGCTGGGCGCCGCCGACGCCCGCGCAACAGGAAGCCGGGATGCCGCTGGCGGGTCCGCGATCGCTCAATCCGCACATCTCGCCGCTGGTCGAGCAGGTGTTGCTGCGCGCTCTGCAATTGCGCCCGGTCAATCGGTTTCAGCAGGCGCGCGAAATGCGCATTGCGCTCGAAACCGCGCAGATGATGGGCGGACGTTCGCTTGGTCTTGGTCCTGATGTGCTGACGCACGCAACGCCATCCCCTCCTTATGAAGAACAGCCGCAGCAAACGGCAGAGAATGTCGTGCATGCGGCACCGGGCATTGCGCCGCCCGCGGCGCCAGCGCCTGTTCCCGTGGCTTCGGTTGCTCCACCGCCTGCAGCGCCGGCGCCCTATCCGCCGCCAGGGTATCCAACCGGCTATGCGCCTGCTCCCCCACGGCAGGGTTTGAGCACCGGCTGTCTCGTCACTTCTGCGGTGCTGCTGACCGTTGCTGCGATTGGGGTCTGTCTGGCGATTGCGGTCTTTCTGCCGGGCAGTCCGCTGCGCCAGATGCTCGGCATGAGCGGCGCCGCCGCTGCGCCAACATTGGCGCCAACGGAAGCGTCACCCGCAGCAACGGTGGCGCCGACTGCAACGAGCGCTGCGAACGTGGAACCGACCGTCCCGCCCCCTACGCCAATACCTGCCAATGGATCATCTGCGCCTGGACCGGATGCTATCTCGCCACAGAATGTCACGGCCATCACAGCAACACGCCAGCTGTCCATGTCGGTATTTGGTCCTGTCGCTTACTCGCCTGATGGACGGCTGCTCGCCGTGGGGATAAGCGAAGCGGTCAGCCTGCATGATGCTACAACGCTCGATGACCTTGGAACCTGGTTTGACCACACGGGCAAAATCACATCACTCGCCTGGTCTGCCGACAGCACCTTGCTGGCGTCGGGCGCCAGCGACGATAACGAAATTCGCATATGGGACGTATCGACCGGACGGGTGGTTCGGCGTCTGAGCGGTCATACCGGCTGGATTCGCAGCATCGCCTTCGCTCCCAATGGCACGCTGCTAGCATCGGGGAGCACCGATCAAACAGTGCGTATATGGGATGCCGCAACCGGTCAACTGCTGGCGACCCTGAGCGGACACACCGGCTTCATTGGCGGTGTGGTCTTTTCCCCTGACAGCACGACGCTGGCATCCGCCTCGCGTGATGGCAGCGTGCGCCTCTGGGACGTGGCATCCGGGCGTGAAATCAGTGGCTTCAATTTTCGCACTCCGCTCGACCCGGACACCAACCTGCGCTACTGGGCGACCGGTGTCGCGTTTTCGCCTGACGGCAAGGCGCTGGCAGTCGGATCGACCGAGGGGGTCGTCTATCTGCTCGATGCCGCCACCGGTCAGGTCATTCATCAGTTGCGCGGTCATACGAACTGGATCGTCATTCGCGGACTGGCGTTCGCTCCTGATGGAAAGACCCTCTACTCAGCCGGGCTGGACGCAACTGTGCGCATATGGGATGTGGAACGCGGCGTGCAGACCGGTGTACTCGATGTTCACCGTCTCGACATTTTCAGCATTGCTATCAGTCCGAATGGTGAGCGCCTGGCGTCGGTCAGCGATCAGGAAGGGCGCATGATCGTCTGGGACCTGACACAGCAGCGCCCCGACATGAACCTGCGGATCGGGCTGGGATTGGTAACCTCGCTCGTCTTCTCACCCGATAGTGAGGTACTTGGCGCCGTCGGGTACAATGGCATCATTCAGTTGCGGTTGCTGGCGAATGATCAAATCCGTCAGTTTGCAGGCTCTTCCACGTCGGTGCAATCACTGGCATTCCTGCCCAATGGTCGTCTGGCAACGATTACCGAGCAGGATACGGTGGTTATCCTGGATTTTCTGCGCGAAACATCCAGCGATCTGACCGGATCGACCGGCGATCCGCTCTGCATTGCTGCCGATCCGGGTGGAAAAGTGGTTGCCGCCGGCGCAAACGATGGCACGGTGGCGATCTGGAATGGCGCCGATGGTCAGTTCCTCCGGTCGCTCAAGACCGATCTCCCGGCGGTGTTTCTGGTGGCGGTCAGCGATGATGGGGCATTCGTGGCTGCTGCCGGCACGCCGAATGATCCACGCATCGAAATCTGGCGTGTCGCCGATGGGCAGCGCGTCCAGACGTTGAGCGGCATGCAAAACTCCATCACCAGCATTGCGTTCCAACCGAGAGGGACGTTGTTTGCAGCAACGGGGACCGATGGTGTGCTGCGTATGTGGAATTATCGCACGGGCGCTTCGGAGCGAAATATTAAGGCTGCGCCGGAAAATGGTTGGTTTACTGCACTGGCATTCTCTCCCGATGGCGCAATCCTTGCGACCGGCACACCCACCGGCGTGGTGCAGTTCTGGAATCCGGCGAACGGCGCAGAGATGGCGCAGGTTCAGCAGCAATTCGGCGTGCTGGCGCTGACGTTCAGCCCTGATGGCGCACAACTCGCCGCCGCCGGTCGTGATGCGGGCGTGACGCTTTATCGGGCTGTGCGCAGTGGTTCATCGTAG
- a CDS encoding secondary thiamine-phosphate synthase enzyme YjbQ, which produces MRSYREELWFNTPTRVAFVRITDQVAAAVRKSGVREGLCLVNAMHITASVFVNDNESGLWHDFEHWLEKLAPHAPISQYRHNDTGEDNADAHLKRTIMGREVVLAITDGKLDLGPWEEVFYGEFDGQRRKRVLIKIIGE; this is translated from the coding sequence ATGCGCTCATACCGTGAGGAACTCTGGTTCAACACCCCCACACGGGTAGCGTTTGTGCGCATTACCGATCAGGTCGCGGCAGCCGTGCGCAAATCGGGAGTGCGTGAGGGATTGTGCCTGGTTAACGCCATGCACATCACCGCCAGCGTTTTTGTCAATGACAACGAATCCGGGTTATGGCACGATTTCGAGCATTGGCTGGAAAAACTTGCGCCGCATGCGCCGATCTCACAGTATCGCCACAACGATACCGGCGAAGACAACGCCGACGCGCACCTGAAACGCACCATCATGGGGCGCGAGGTGGTGCTGGCGATCACCGACGGCAAGCTCGACCTCGGACCATGGGAAGAGGTGTTCTACGGTGAGTTCGACGGTCAGCGGCGCAAACGTGTGCTGATAAAGATTATCGGCGAATAG
- the crtI gene encoding phytoene desaturase family protein: protein MERKRAIVIGAGFGGLAMGIRLQSLGFDTTIVEKLDGPGGRAYVRKVDGFTFDMGPTVITVPHFIEELFALERDAANLAAPDFPPETLVPEARVTSGISSGPATSKYVTLTPILPFYRIYFDDGTFFDYDGDPERTREQIRALAPEDLEGYERFHAAAEAIFKRGFLELGYTYFGDIGTMLRVVPDLVRLDAVRPLFSFVKRYFRNPKMQQVFSFEPLLIGGNPLQVPAIYAMIHFVEKTWGIHFARGGTGALVQGLVRKFEDLGGVMRYNSEVRRIIVTDEHGREPRGLRARRIARGVELADGTRLEADLVVSNGDYATTYLRLIDRKHRRINNDLRVRLARQSMSLIVIYFGFRADPRDAQLRHHNIILGPRYEGLLEDIFNRKTLADDFSQYLHIPTLTDPSLAPPGHHAAYTLVPVPHNGSGLNWSQLAEPFVDKVLRFLDERGYLPGLMDRLVHKSYITPDYFEGTLNSWLGNGFGVEPLLIQSAYFRPHNRSEDIERLYLVGASVQPGGGTPSVMMSAKMTARVIAKDYGIPDSIVRRVPESLQMV, encoded by the coding sequence ATGGAACGCAAACGCGCAATTGTTATCGGCGCCGGATTTGGCGGTCTGGCGATGGGCATTCGTCTGCAAAGCCTGGGGTTCGACACCACCATTGTCGAAAAACTGGACGGACCCGGAGGCCGCGCGTATGTGCGAAAAGTTGACGGATTTACCTTCGACATGGGTCCAACCGTCATTACGGTGCCGCATTTTATCGAAGAACTATTCGCGCTAGAACGCGACGCAGCGAATCTTGCTGCTCCTGATTTTCCACCGGAGACGCTGGTCCCCGAAGCGCGCGTCACCAGCGGCATCAGCAGCGGTCCCGCCACCTCAAAGTATGTGACACTTACGCCGATCCTTCCCTTCTATCGCATCTATTTCGACGATGGAACTTTCTTCGACTACGACGGCGATCCAGAGCGCACGCGCGAACAGATTCGCGCGCTGGCGCCGGAAGATCTCGAAGGATACGAGCGGTTCCATGCCGCCGCCGAGGCAATCTTCAAGCGCGGATTCCTCGAACTAGGGTACACATACTTCGGCGATATTGGAACGATGTTGCGCGTCGTCCCCGATCTGGTGCGTCTCGATGCGGTGCGCCCACTCTTCTCGTTCGTCAAACGCTACTTCCGCAACCCCAAGATGCAGCAGGTGTTCAGTTTCGAGCCGTTACTGATCGGCGGCAATCCGTTGCAGGTTCCGGCGATCTATGCCATGATTCACTTTGTTGAGAAAACCTGGGGCATTCATTTCGCTCGCGGCGGCACCGGTGCGCTGGTGCAGGGGTTGGTGCGGAAGTTTGAGGATTTAGGCGGGGTCATGCGTTACAACAGCGAGGTGCGCCGGATTATTGTGACCGATGAGCACGGGCGAGAGCCGCGCGGTTTGCGCGCGCGGCGCATTGCGCGCGGCGTCGAACTGGCTGATGGTACGCGCCTCGAGGCGGATCTGGTGGTCTCGAACGGCGATTATGCCACGACCTATCTCCGCCTGATTGACCGGAAGCACCGTCGGATCAACAATGATCTGCGGGTGCGCCTGGCGCGGCAGTCGATGTCGCTGATTGTCATCTACTTCGGGTTCCGCGCCGATCCGCGCGATGCGCAGCTGCGCCATCACAACATTATTCTGGGACCACGCTACGAGGGGTTGCTGGAAGATATTTTCAACCGCAAGACGCTGGCAGATGATTTCTCGCAATATCTGCACATTCCAACGCTTACCGACCCAAGCCTGGCGCCTCCCGGTCATCACGCGGCCTACACGCTCGTGCCCGTGCCCCACAACGGTTCCGGGTTGAACTGGTCACAACTGGCGGAACCTTTCGTCGATAAAGTGCTCCGGTTTCTCGACGAGCGCGGCTATTTGCCAGGGTTGATGGATCGTCTGGTGCATAAGAGTTATATTACGCCCGATTACTTCGAGGGAACGCTCAACAGTTGGCTGGGGAACGGTTTTGGCGTCGAGCCGCTATTGATCCAGTCGGCATACTTTCGCCCGCACAACCGGAGCGAGGACATTGAGCGACTTTACCTGGTCGGCGCCAGCGTTCAACCGGGTGGAGGCACGCCGTCGGTCATGATGTCGGCAAAAATGACGGCGCGGGTTATTGCAAAGGACTACGGCATTCCCGACTCAATCGTCCGGCGCGTGCCGGAATCGCTTCAGATGGTATGA